In Sodalis ligni, a single genomic region encodes these proteins:
- a CDS encoding SDR family oxidoreductase: MKKIAIVGLGWLGMPLALSLLAKGYGVTGTKTTPDGVDAARMCGVECYPLLLTPEIQAEPDDMAALLQVEALIVTLPAGHTAQRPEDYFLAVRQVVDSALSFGVPRIIFTSSTSVYGDTVGTLRENSPLEPVTPTAICLRELEQWLHRLPNTSVDILRLAGLVGPSRHPGRFLAGKTHLPGGSHGVNLVHQSDVISAIELLLKLPKGGHLYNICAPGHPAKRDYYPARARELGTKPPEFLPGDDKETGKIVDGNRICRELGFEYQYPDPALMPIRLS, encoded by the coding sequence ATGAAAAAAATTGCGATTGTGGGTTTAGGGTGGCTGGGAATGCCCCTGGCCCTGTCATTACTGGCCAAGGGTTATGGCGTCACCGGAACGAAAACCACCCCGGACGGGGTTGATGCGGCCCGGATGTGCGGCGTGGAGTGTTATCCGCTGCTGCTGACGCCGGAGATCCAGGCCGAGCCGGATGATATGGCCGCTCTGCTCCAGGTTGAAGCGCTTATCGTGACCCTGCCGGCGGGCCATACCGCGCAGCGGCCGGAGGACTATTTCCTGGCGGTCCGGCAGGTGGTGGACAGCGCGCTGTCCTTTGGCGTGCCGCGGATTATTTTTACCAGCTCCACGTCGGTATACGGCGATACCGTCGGCACCCTGCGGGAGAACAGCCCGCTGGAGCCGGTGACCCCCACGGCGATTTGCCTGAGGGAACTGGAGCAGTGGCTGCATCGCCTGCCCAATACCTCGGTGGATATTCTGCGCCTGGCGGGGCTGGTGGGGCCGAGCCGCCATCCCGGCCGGTTTTTGGCGGGCAAAACCCATTTACCCGGCGGTTCCCATGGGGTGAATCTGGTGCATCAATCCGATGTGATAAGCGCTATCGAATTGTTGCTTAAACTGCCTAAGGGCGGCCATTTGTATAATATCTGCGCCCCGGGGCATCCGGCGAAACGGGACTACTATCCGGCGCGGGCGCGTGAATTGGGCACCAAGCCGCCGGAATTTTTGCCCGGCGACGACAAGGAAACCGGTAAAATCGTCGACGGTAACCGTATCTGCCGTGAGCTGGGCTTTGAATATCAGTATCCGGATCCCGCGCTGATGCCGATCCGGTTATCCTAG
- a CDS encoding glutamine synthetase family protein translates to MHNLKEAEPCTAVRRAARYDESRTSAFQREVHAYLERYPHTQHVDILLTDLNGFFRGKRLPVASLAKIENGCYFPSSVFAINLYGHTVEEAGLGQEKGEPDHLCMPVAGTLMPSAADPFHIAQLMLTMLDEDGSPFAVEPRNVLNQVWHVLKQQDIFPVVAVEMEFYLVDQDRDSSGMLQPPCAPGTHERHTQPQIYSLENLDNFAAVLDDIHRLAGLQKLPLNGAVAESSPGQFEINLLHGDNLMKACDHALQLKRLVRLVAENHGMNATFMAKPYEDFAGSGMHLHISLQDGQGKNLLSDAAGRNSPLMRRILAGMLDLLPASMAVLAPNVNAFRRFQPGMYVPTQANWGYNNRTVALRIPCSDSANHRVEYRVPGADANPYLALAAALAGIAHGLEHPLPLPQEVTGNGEELQGATLPIRQCEALRLFAGNQALTHRLGEHFCHVFHTCKQAELRHFERMVTQTEIGWMLKNA, encoded by the coding sequence ATGCATAATCTCAAGGAAGCCGAGCCTTGTACGGCCGTTCGCCGTGCAGCGCGATACGATGAGAGTCGAACCAGCGCGTTCCAGCGGGAAGTCCATGCTTACCTGGAACGCTATCCCCATACGCAGCATGTCGATATTCTTCTCACCGATCTGAATGGTTTTTTCCGCGGTAAACGTCTTCCCGTCGCCAGCCTGGCGAAAATTGAAAACGGCTGTTATTTCCCCTCATCGGTTTTTGCCATCAACCTCTACGGCCATACGGTGGAGGAAGCGGGACTCGGACAGGAAAAAGGCGAGCCGGATCATCTGTGCATGCCGGTGGCCGGTACATTAATGCCTTCCGCCGCCGATCCCTTCCATATTGCCCAGCTTATGCTGACCATGCTGGATGAGGACGGGTCGCCGTTTGCTGTTGAACCGCGCAACGTGTTGAATCAGGTTTGGCATGTCCTAAAGCAACAGGATATTTTCCCGGTGGTGGCGGTGGAAATGGAGTTTTACCTGGTGGATCAGGACAGGGATTCCTCCGGCATGCTGCAGCCGCCCTGCGCGCCTGGCACCCATGAACGCCATACCCAGCCCCAAATCTATTCATTGGAAAATCTGGATAACTTTGCCGCCGTGCTGGACGATATCCACCGCTTGGCCGGTTTACAGAAATTGCCTCTCAACGGCGCGGTAGCCGAATCATCCCCCGGCCAGTTCGAAATCAATCTGCTGCATGGGGATAATCTCATGAAGGCCTGCGATCACGCCCTGCAGCTCAAACGGCTGGTGCGGCTGGTGGCGGAAAATCACGGCATGAACGCCACCTTTATGGCGAAGCCTTACGAGGACTTCGCCGGCAGCGGTATGCATTTGCATATCAGCCTGCAGGACGGCCAAGGCAAAAATCTGCTGTCCGACGCCGCCGGCCGGAATTCCCCGCTGATGCGCCGCATCCTGGCCGGAATGCTGGATTTGCTGCCGGCTTCCATGGCGGTATTGGCGCCGAATGTCAATGCCTTCCGGCGTTTCCAGCCGGGCATGTATGTGCCGACCCAGGCCAACTGGGGCTATAACAACCGGACCGTGGCGCTGCGCATTCCCTGCAGCGACAGCGCCAATCACCGGGTGGAATACCGGGTTCCTGGGGCTGATGCCAATCCCTACCTGGCCCTGGCCGCGGCGCTGGCCGGCATAGCCCATGGTTTGGAGCATCCGTTGCCGCTGCCACAGGAGGTCACCGGCAACGGCGAGGAGCTGCAGGGAGCGACGCTGCCCATCCGGCAATGCGAGGCACTGCGGCTTTTTGCCGGCAATCAGGCGTTAACGCATCGATTGGGCGAGCATTTTTGCCATGTTTTCCATACCTGCAAACAGGCGGAGCTGCGGCATTTCGAACGTATGGTGACGCAGACCGAAATCGGCTGGATGCTGAAAAACGCTTGA